In Kitasatospora sp. NA04385, a single genomic region encodes these proteins:
- a CDS encoding CPBP family glutamic-type intramembrane protease, giving the protein MPIARRLLAALPVRTPLPPPRARGTARGIVWIYALPFAILYMLLTIVSAWPGAQRAAAGATTAAATASEPAVLREAALWLLLSVPVWLLLGMAERAPSVGLRRMAPRQLAAASCAVFCLAEAPMFLLGTAFEFVRAHSPAVAAHSGSNAGSTLLGSISASAAAGVSEEIVVMVLPALAVWRFAPRATGTRQRRLGTAALLLVLVAARLSYHLEYGLAIVSLVLWSAVSVLLYLRSRAILPIMIAHAVYDIALIPVNRVGAQHGLAAATAVFAVPAALVLAGALLTGRAPRQVAVDAPVGEHPAGAVER; this is encoded by the coding sequence ATGCCGATCGCCCGACGCCTGCTCGCGGCCCTGCCCGTACGGACACCTCTGCCGCCGCCCCGCGCCCGGGGAACCGCCCGCGGCATCGTCTGGATCTACGCCCTCCCGTTCGCGATCCTCTACATGCTCCTCACCATCGTCTCGGCCTGGCCGGGCGCGCAGCGGGCCGCCGCCGGTGCCACCACGGCCGCCGCCACCGCGTCCGAACCCGCGGTGCTGCGGGAAGCAGCCCTGTGGCTGCTGCTGTCGGTACCGGTGTGGCTCCTGCTGGGCATGGCCGAGCGCGCCCCCTCCGTCGGGCTGCGGCGTATGGCGCCCCGTCAACTGGCTGCCGCGTCCTGCGCGGTGTTCTGCCTGGCCGAGGCCCCGATGTTCCTGCTGGGCACGGCCTTCGAGTTCGTCCGCGCGCACTCCCCGGCGGTGGCCGCCCACTCCGGCAGCAACGCGGGCAGCACCCTGCTGGGCAGCATCTCCGCCTCCGCGGCGGCCGGAGTGAGCGAGGAGATCGTCGTCATGGTCCTGCCCGCTCTGGCCGTCTGGCGCTTCGCACCGCGAGCCACCGGCACCCGGCAGCGCCGCCTGGGCACCGCCGCGCTGCTCCTCGTGCTGGTGGCGGCGCGGCTGTCGTACCACTTGGAGTACGGCCTGGCGATCGTCTCGCTGGTCCTCTGGTCGGCCGTGAGCGTGCTGCTGTACCTGCGCTCTCGGGCAATCCTCCCCATCATGATCGCTCACGCGGTCTACGACATAGCGCTCATCCCGGTCAACCGGGTCGGCGCCCAGCACGGCCTCGCGGCGGCGACCGCGGTGTTCGCGGTGCCGGCCGCCTTGGTGCTGGCGGGGGCGCTGCTGACCGGCAGAGCGCCTCGCCAAGTCGCCGTCGACGCCCCGGTCGGCGAGCATCCCGCCGGGGCCGTGGAGCGCTAG
- a CDS encoding NUDIX domain-containing protein — protein MAWLPPAEYVKTVENATVFGCFYFTDTVGRHLAMRSRPDSDFWGWPGGNVEKGEEPLETAVRECLEETGIDLQVANPGLVQQPRLLAVMFSGPGVAWPLAKIGFVFDGGELTDQQLDSIVLDPEEHTEWRVLPIAEWADLMSPQEHSRLVQVDSARRTGTAAYLPFDGSRSSGRR, from the coding sequence ATGGCCTGGCTGCCGCCCGCCGAGTACGTGAAAACCGTCGAGAACGCCACCGTATTCGGCTGCTTCTACTTCACCGACACCGTCGGCCGCCACCTCGCGATGCGCTCCCGCCCCGACTCCGACTTCTGGGGCTGGCCCGGCGGCAACGTGGAAAAGGGCGAAGAGCCCCTGGAAACCGCCGTCCGCGAGTGCCTGGAGGAAACCGGCATCGACCTGCAGGTGGCGAACCCGGGCCTCGTACAGCAGCCCCGGCTGCTGGCCGTCATGTTCAGCGGCCCCGGCGTCGCATGGCCGCTGGCCAAGATCGGATTCGTCTTCGACGGAGGTGAGCTGACGGACCAGCAGCTCGACAGCATCGTCCTGGACCCCGAGGAGCACACCGAGTGGAGAGTGCTCCCGATCGCCGAGTGGGCCGACCTGATGAGCCCGCAGGAGCACAGCCGCCTCGTACAGGTCGACTCCGCCCGCCGGACCGGCACGGCGGCCTACCTGCCCTTCGACGGAAGCCGTTCATCTGGACGCCGGTGA